One genomic region from Pseudanabaena sp. FACHB-2040 encodes:
- a CDS encoding PadR family transcriptional regulator, with protein MKFEDIYQFFEDPPPIYLNKELAVCYVLAVLLQQDSYGTELIQVLAQKYTDYRLSDTVLYGALKFLEDEKAIDGYWKKVEGRGRPRRMYRLNPDWRLQSEELAELWERYMGKRCREVVFEADRVLASP; from the coding sequence ATGAAATTTGAAGATATTTATCAGTTCTTCGAGGACCCACCCCCGATTTATTTAAACAAAGAACTGGCGGTTTGCTATGTTTTGGCTGTGCTCTTGCAGCAAGACTCCTACGGCACCGAGCTCATTCAAGTACTGGCCCAAAAGTATACTGACTACCGTCTATCAGATACGGTTCTCTACGGTGCGCTTAAGTTCCTGGAGGACGAGAAAGCAATTGACGGTTATTGGAAGAAGGTGGAAGGGCGCGGCCGACCAAGACGGATGTATCGACTCAACCCCGACTGGCGGCTCCAGTCAGAGGAACTGGCCGAACTGTGGGAGAGATATATGGGGAAGCGGTGCCGGGAGGTCGTCTTTGAGGCTGATCGCGTGCTGGCATCACCCTAG
- a CDS encoding MoaD/ThiS family protein produces MAVKVLIPTPLQKFTNNQAALDCEGGSIVELLDTLEQNCPGIKARLCDDQGELRRFVNFYVNSEDIRFLEGKDTPLKDGDEVSIVPAVAGG; encoded by the coding sequence ATGGCCGTTAAAGTTCTGATTCCTACCCCCCTGCAAAAGTTCACTAACAATCAGGCTGCTCTGGACTGTGAGGGCGGCTCTATTGTTGAACTGCTCGACACCCTAGAGCAAAACTGCCCTGGCATCAAAGCCCGGCTCTGTGATGACCAGGGTGAGCTGCGCCGCTTCGTCAATTTCTATGTCAACAGCGAAGACATTCGCTTCCTAGAGGGCAAAGATACACCGCTCAAGGATGGCGATGAAGTGAGCATTGTCCCTGCCGTAGCTGGGGGCTAA
- the thrC gene encoding threonine synthase, which yields MTQAIDRLISTGQTFTALKCKECGETYELGAKHVCEDVCFGPLEVVYDYDEIRRRVTRETIQAGPNSIWRYRHFLPVTSEQPIDVGTGMTPLVRANRLARRLGLKRLFIKNDAVNMPTLSFKDRVVSVALTRAQELGFSTVSCASTGNLANSTAAIAAHAGLDCCVFIPADLEAGKVLGTLIYAPTVMAVHGNYDQVNRLCSEVANTHGWGFVNINLRPYYSEGSKTLGYEVAEQLGWQLPDHIVAPLASGSLFTKIYKGFQEFVKVGLVEDKAVRFSGAQAEGCSPIAQAYKEGRDFISPVKPNTIAKSIAIGNPADGVYALELARKTNGSIESVTDAEVIDGIKLLAETEGIFTETAGGTTVAVLQKLVEAGKIDPEETTVVYITGNGLKTQEAVNGYIGEPLTIEPKLESFERALERARTLGRLEWQQVTV from the coding sequence ATGACCCAGGCAATTGATCGGCTGATTTCTACTGGCCAGACCTTTACTGCTCTGAAGTGTAAAGAGTGTGGTGAGACCTACGAACTAGGAGCCAAGCACGTCTGTGAAGATGTTTGCTTTGGGCCACTCGAGGTGGTCTACGATTACGACGAGATTCGCCGTCGGGTGACTCGCGAAACCATTCAGGCTGGCCCTAACTCTATCTGGCGCTACCGGCACTTTTTGCCTGTGACTTCGGAGCAGCCTATTGATGTCGGTACTGGTATGACGCCATTGGTGCGGGCTAACCGATTGGCTCGCCGCTTGGGCCTGAAGCGTCTCTTTATTAAGAATGACGCAGTGAACATGCCCACCCTAAGCTTCAAGGATCGGGTGGTGTCGGTAGCGCTGACACGGGCGCAAGAGTTGGGCTTCTCCACTGTTTCTTGTGCCAGTACGGGCAACTTGGCGAATTCGACGGCTGCGATCGCAGCCCATGCCGGTCTCGACTGCTGCGTCTTCATCCCGGCTGATCTGGAAGCTGGCAAAGTTCTGGGTACGCTGATCTACGCGCCTACGGTGATGGCGGTCCACGGCAACTATGACCAGGTCAATCGTCTCTGCTCTGAAGTGGCCAACACCCACGGCTGGGGCTTTGTCAACATCAACTTGCGCCCCTACTATTCCGAAGGCTCTAAGACGCTGGGCTATGAAGTGGCTGAGCAGTTAGGCTGGCAGCTGCCTGACCACATCGTTGCGCCTCTAGCCTCTGGCTCTTTGTTCACCAAGATCTACAAAGGCTTCCAGGAATTTGTGAAGGTCGGTTTGGTAGAGGACAAGGCAGTGCGCTTTAGCGGGGCTCAAGCTGAAGGCTGCTCGCCTATTGCTCAAGCCTACAAGGAAGGCCGCGACTTCATCTCTCCTGTCAAGCCCAACACCATTGCCAAGTCTATTGCTATCGGCAACCCAGCAGACGGCGTTTACGCGCTAGAACTCGCTCGCAAGACCAACGGCAGTATCGAGTCTGTGACCGATGCCGAAGTGATAGACGGCATCAAGCTGCTGGCTGAAACCGAGGGCATCTTCACCGAAACCGCTGGCGGTACCACGGTTGCAGTGCTGCAGAAGCTGGTAGAAGCGGGCAAGATTGATCCCGAAGAAACCACTGTGGTCTACATCACCGGAAACGGTCTCAAGACCCAAGAGGCGGTTAATGGCTACATCGGTGAACCTCTGACCATCGAACCTAAGCTAGAGAGCTTCGAGCGCGCGCTAGAGCGGGCTCGTACCCTCGGTCGGCTGGAGTGGCAGCAGGTGACTGTCTAA
- the ntcA gene encoding global nitrogen regulator NtcA, protein MVVTQDRPLANVFRQLSGGAFPPVVEAYERGKTIFFPGDPAERVYFLVKGAVKLSRVYEAGEEITVALLRENSVFGVLSLITGNRSDRFYHAVAFTPVELLSVPIEQVEQALEENPELALLMLRGLSSRILQTEMMIETLAHRDMGSRLVSFLLILCRDFGLPSQEGITIDLKLSHQAIAEAIGSTRVTVTRLLGDLRQEGMISIHKKKITVHDPVNLSQQFT, encoded by the coding sequence ATGGTAGTGACTCAAGACAGGCCACTTGCCAACGTCTTTCGGCAACTCTCTGGAGGAGCCTTTCCTCCTGTGGTGGAGGCGTATGAGCGAGGAAAGACCATTTTCTTCCCTGGTGATCCAGCGGAAAGAGTTTATTTTTTGGTAAAAGGGGCCGTCAAGCTGTCCCGGGTCTACGAGGCCGGAGAAGAGATCACGGTAGCGCTGCTGCGGGAAAACAGTGTCTTTGGTGTGCTTTCTCTGATTACGGGCAACCGCTCTGATCGGTTTTATCACGCCGTTGCCTTTACCCCTGTAGAGCTGTTGTCTGTTCCTATTGAGCAGGTTGAGCAGGCGCTGGAGGAAAATCCTGAGTTGGCGCTGCTGATGCTGCGGGGCTTGTCTTCCCGAATCTTGCAGACCGAAATGATGATTGAGACTTTGGCCCACCGGGACATGGGTTCGCGCTTGGTGAGCTTCCTGCTGATTCTCTGCCGCGATTTTGGGCTGCCTAGCCAAGAGGGCATCACCATTGATCTCAAGCTATCCCACCAGGCGATCGCTGAAGCCATTGGCTCCACTCGGGTTACCGTCACCCGGCTGCTGGGGGATCTGCGTCAGGAAGGCATGATCTCGATCCACAAGAAGAAGATTACTGTGCACGATCCGGTGAATCTCAGCCAACAGTTCACTTAG
- a CDS encoding shikimate kinase gives MTNSDFLKGTNLYLIGMMGAGKSTTGMRLARDLGYRFFDTDALIEKAMGQSVAEIFEAQGEADFRQMETQVLSQLAAYTRLVVATGGGIVTQQMNWSYLQHGVVIWLDVPLNLLEQRLQGDIGRPLLQRPDWPQTLQTLQSQREPLYAQADLRLTVAAGEDEAAIATRLLTLLQQRVEEDQQERLPNE, from the coding sequence ATGACCAACTCTGACTTTCTCAAAGGAACTAACCTCTACCTGATCGGCATGATGGGTGCGGGCAAGAGCACCACCGGCATGCGGCTGGCGCGCGATCTGGGCTATCGCTTTTTTGATACCGATGCCCTGATCGAGAAGGCAATGGGCCAAAGTGTAGCTGAGATTTTTGAGGCTCAGGGAGAAGCTGATTTTCGGCAGATGGAAACGCAGGTGCTGTCACAGCTGGCGGCCTATACTCGGCTGGTAGTGGCGACCGGGGGCGGTATTGTGACGCAGCAGATGAACTGGAGTTACCTACAGCATGGGGTGGTGATCTGGCTGGATGTGCCTTTGAATCTGCTGGAGCAGCGTCTACAGGGAGATATCGGGCGACCTCTGCTGCAGCGACCAGACTGGCCGCAAACGCTGCAGACCTTGCAAAGCCAGCGAGAACCGCTCTACGCTCAGGCTGATCTGCGGCTGACGGTGGCGGCGGGAGAAGATGAGGCTGCGATCGCAACCCGCCTTTTAACTCTGTTGCAGCAGCGAGTTGAGGAAGATCAGCAGGAGCGGTTGCCCAACGAGTAG
- a CDS encoding DUF3084 domain-containing protein, whose translation MGSGYVLIVAVLLLGGVIATLGDRIGTKVGKARLSLFNLRPRQTATLVSIATGSIISASTLTLLFSVSSQLRTGVFELGKIQDDLAQAQNQLERAQREQDEVEDELASATTERERARERLQEINRSLQAAREQQQTTEEQLQQTRQQQQTTEGQLQQTRSQLSSVSQQATGLRSEIESLRVERENLQRQQESIQAQIAERDQEIAERDVAIAQREQLLAQLETQQQFLSQQVADLERQYQGLFRGNIALGRNQELVSGVIQVDNSNEATQVITRLLFEANRTALQRIAPGTPTDRQVISIETREVERLIDRLSDGQEYVIQVLSAANYVIGEPCVASNEAPCVQVFVDAAPNRLVYQAGERLASTQLENAGATDRELVERLNLLIAATQFRARQDGIVGTAVQIADNRTESLLSFLESVKTYGQPLELQTIAASPIFTTGPIQIELLATRNGVVIFETGPILSFPGLLDAD comes from the coding sequence ATGGGCTCCGGATACGTGCTTATTGTTGCCGTTTTGCTGCTGGGTGGCGTGATCGCTACCCTGGGCGATCGCATTGGCACAAAGGTAGGCAAAGCCCGGCTCAGCCTGTTTAACCTACGGCCCCGGCAGACCGCAACGCTAGTTAGCATCGCGACCGGCAGCATCATCTCTGCCTCAACGCTGACCCTGCTGTTTAGCGTTAGCAGCCAGCTTCGTACGGGCGTTTTTGAGCTAGGCAAGATTCAAGATGACTTGGCTCAGGCCCAAAACCAGCTAGAGCGAGCCCAGCGTGAGCAGGATGAAGTCGAAGATGAGCTTGCCTCAGCAACGACAGAGCGAGAACGGGCCAGGGAACGACTACAGGAAATCAACCGATCGCTGCAGGCTGCTCGGGAGCAGCAGCAAACCACTGAGGAACAGCTGCAGCAAACGCGCCAGCAGCAGCAGACCACCGAGGGGCAACTGCAGCAGACCCGCAGCCAGCTGTCCTCTGTCTCCCAGCAGGCGACCGGGCTGCGGAGTGAGATTGAGAGCCTACGCGTAGAACGAGAGAACCTACAGCGCCAGCAAGAGAGCATTCAGGCCCAGATTGCGGAGCGCGACCAGGAGATTGCCGAGCGCGATGTTGCGATCGCACAGCGAGAACAGCTGCTAGCCCAACTCGAAACCCAGCAGCAGTTCTTAAGCCAGCAGGTCGCCGATCTAGAGCGCCAGTACCAAGGACTCTTTCGCGGCAATATTGCGCTAGGCCGCAACCAGGAACTCGTCAGTGGTGTAATTCAAGTTGATAACTCAAACGAAGCCACTCAAGTCATCACCCGACTACTCTTCGAAGCTAATCGCACCGCCCTGCAGCGCATCGCCCCCGGCACCCCCACCGATCGCCAGGTGATCTCAATTGAAACGCGCGAAGTCGAAAGATTAATCGACCGCTTAAGTGATGGGCAGGAGTACGTTATCCAGGTGCTTTCCGCCGCCAACTACGTCATTGGAGAACCCTGTGTCGCTAGCAACGAAGCACCCTGCGTTCAAGTTTTTGTAGATGCAGCGCCTAACCGACTGGTGTATCAAGCCGGAGAGCGCCTAGCCAGCACCCAGCTAGAAAATGCCGGGGCAACTGACCGTGAACTGGTAGAACGGCTGAACCTGTTGATTGCGGCCACCCAATTTCGAGCTCGCCAAGATGGCATTGTCGGCACCGCTGTACAAATCGCTGACAATCGCACAGAAAGCCTACTGAGTTTCCTAGAATCGGTCAAAACCTACGGGCAACCGCTGGAACTTCAGACCATTGCTGCCAGCCCTATCTTTACAACGGGGCCGATTCAAATTGAGCTGTTAGCCACTCGTAATGGTGTTGTGATCTTCGAAACAGGCCCCATTCTGTCGTTTCCGGGGCTGCTGGATGCAGATTAA
- a CDS encoding cofactor assembly of complex C subunit B, which produces MTNTVLSSTFLLTLLLMVGLFFFIRAATKDRTETLQVTVAKTPETLQSDLQTYFESRAYQVADSNLAAHQITFKGFVRPSLFLAIFLSSMAAIGASCLALVLAILLPDYGSLFSVLLLAAPGAGLFYWRRAGREEQVLMKVEPEALDAASHSKMTVVAHRDELAALKQALSL; this is translated from the coding sequence GTGACCAATACCGTCCTATCCTCAACTTTTCTCCTGACCCTGCTGCTCATGGTGGGGTTATTTTTCTTTATTCGAGCTGCTACCAAGGATCGCACCGAAACCCTGCAAGTAACAGTGGCAAAAACGCCTGAGACGCTGCAAAGCGACCTGCAAACCTACTTTGAAAGCCGGGCCTACCAGGTTGCTGACAGCAATTTAGCAGCCCATCAAATCACCTTTAAAGGCTTTGTTCGACCCAGCCTCTTTTTGGCCATTTTTCTATCGAGCATGGCGGCAATTGGAGCAAGCTGCTTAGCGCTGGTGCTAGCAATTCTCCTGCCCGACTACGGCTCTCTTTTTTCCGTTTTACTGCTAGCAGCCCCTGGGGCCGGGCTTTTTTACTGGCGACGGGCGGGCCGAGAAGAGCAGGTGCTGATGAAGGTTGAGCCAGAGGCCCTCGATGCGGCTAGCCATAGCAAAATGACGGTGGTTGCCCACCGGGATGAGTTAGCTGCCCTGAAGCAGGCTCTGTCTCTTTAG
- a CDS encoding ribonuclease R family protein, whose protein sequence is MEFSIAALLANFSGDKLLTLKNLEKKLNCQDETSLRDLQIAVDALERIGVLVKERGKYRRISEEGVIEGKLRCSSKGFCFAIQDEEGAEDVYIRESQLNTAWNGDRVLVKVTKDGSRRRSPEGEVKLILERANASVLARVKAEEDDYKAVPLDDRLLFELFLDANGLDLKEAVDQLAHVEVVRYPLGQNPPRGRVAQVLGTDAEAASDIDIVFCKHDLPREFPELVEIAAKTLPTRVRKADLKDRMDLRDRLTVTLDGPKARVIDDALSLEKGEDGNWRLGVHISDVAYYIPTQSPIDQEALKRGTSVYLGDEVIPMLPQPLSGSLCSLVEGKERLAISVLVTLDETGQVLEYQIQPTVVQVDHHLNYQQAQAVLERENPDTLGQLGVKPKDLKALEPAFELLENLFKLSQAVKQQRFQRGSFELNLPESDFPLEAGEQTAKYGSPKFQYDDEGLLGVMVVSSLLPARTIVTEFMLLANQLVAAHLKALSVPAIYRLHRTPDAADVQELIKLVENMDIILSLENEETIQPKDYQRFVEQFASSNSEKILTYLLLETFKPAFYSAHPDIHFGLALTDGYTHFASPTRRYPDLFIHRVLHALFEHGRDRRSTRSKDRVNLRHSSCHGEIQWNVLPPDIQHDLEDMISRIVVHLTERERLAQEAESDLEGLKKAEFMRSHTGEVFHGLITGVQSYGFFVEIEELLVEGLVHVSSLKDDWYEYRSRQQKLVGRKNRKQYRLGDTVEVQVKSVDYYRQQIDLVAVGGGSEASDDDEEEFTNGFAEDGQDEGNGNEEGNGFDESE, encoded by the coding sequence ATGGAATTCTCGATCGCGGCATTACTGGCTAATTTTTCAGGAGATAAGCTCCTCACTCTCAAAAACCTGGAAAAGAAGCTCAACTGTCAGGATGAAACCAGTCTCCGAGATTTGCAGATTGCTGTTGATGCCCTAGAGCGAATCGGCGTTCTGGTAAAAGAGCGGGGCAAATACCGACGCATTTCAGAAGAGGGCGTCATCGAGGGTAAATTGCGCTGCTCCAGTAAAGGGTTTTGTTTTGCGATTCAGGATGAAGAGGGGGCCGAGGACGTCTATATCCGAGAAAGCCAGCTCAACACAGCCTGGAATGGCGATCGGGTGCTGGTTAAGGTCACTAAAGACGGCAGCCGCCGCCGCAGCCCGGAGGGAGAAGTCAAGCTGATTCTAGAGCGGGCCAACGCTTCAGTTTTGGCTCGTGTAAAAGCTGAGGAAGACGATTACAAGGCTGTACCCCTAGATGACCGACTTCTGTTTGAGCTGTTTCTAGATGCTAATGGCCTAGATCTCAAAGAAGCCGTAGACCAGCTGGCCCATGTCGAGGTGGTGCGCTATCCTCTGGGCCAAAATCCGCCTCGAGGTCGGGTAGCCCAGGTACTCGGTACCGATGCCGAAGCCGCTTCTGATATTGATATCGTTTTCTGCAAACACGACTTGCCCCGAGAGTTTCCAGAACTGGTGGAAATAGCGGCTAAAACGCTGCCCACCCGAGTTCGCAAAGCCGATCTAAAAGACCGTATGGACCTGCGCGATCGGCTGACTGTAACCCTTGATGGCCCCAAGGCCCGCGTGATTGACGATGCCCTTTCCCTAGAAAAAGGGGAAGACGGCAACTGGCGCTTAGGGGTTCACATTTCAGATGTGGCCTACTACATTCCAACTCAATCGCCGATTGATCAAGAGGCCCTCAAGCGGGGCACCTCGGTGTACTTGGGTGATGAGGTGATTCCCATGCTGCCTCAGCCCCTGTCGGGCTCCCTCTGCTCTCTAGTAGAAGGAAAAGAGCGGCTGGCCATTTCCGTACTGGTGACCCTAGATGAGACGGGTCAGGTGCTGGAATATCAGATTCAGCCCACCGTGGTGCAGGTAGATCACCATCTAAACTACCAGCAGGCTCAGGCCGTGTTGGAGCGGGAAAACCCCGATACCCTCGGCCAACTTGGGGTAAAACCCAAAGATCTAAAGGCTCTCGAACCTGCCTTTGAGCTGCTAGAAAACCTGTTTAAGTTGAGCCAGGCGGTCAAGCAGCAGAGGTTTCAGCGCGGATCGTTTGAGCTAAACCTGCCTGAGTCAGACTTTCCTCTAGAGGCGGGAGAACAGACCGCTAAATACGGCTCTCCCAAGTTCCAGTACGATGACGAGGGTCTGCTGGGAGTTATGGTGGTTTCTTCCCTGCTGCCCGCCCGCACGATTGTGACTGAGTTTATGCTGCTGGCCAATCAGCTGGTAGCGGCTCATCTCAAAGCGCTGAGCGTGCCTGCGATCTACCGGCTGCACCGCACCCCCGATGCCGCTGATGTGCAGGAGCTGATCAAGCTGGTAGAAAACATGGACATTATCCTGTCCCTAGAGAACGAAGAGACGATTCAACCCAAGGACTACCAGCGGTTTGTCGAGCAGTTTGCCAGCTCCAACTCTGAGAAAATTCTCACCTACTTGCTGCTGGAAACCTTTAAGCCCGCGTTTTATAGTGCCCATCCTGATATTCACTTTGGTTTGGCGCTGACCGATGGTTATACTCACTTTGCGTCTCCCACCCGGCGCTACCCCGATCTGTTCATCCATCGGGTGCTACACGCCTTGTTTGAGCATGGTCGGGATCGCCGCTCAACCCGTTCAAAGGATCGGGTAAATCTACGGCATAGCTCCTGCCACGGTGAGATTCAGTGGAATGTGCTGCCGCCAGACATTCAGCACGATCTAGAAGACATGATCTCGCGGATTGTGGTGCATCTGACGGAGCGCGAGCGGCTGGCTCAAGAGGCCGAGTCGGATCTAGAGGGGCTGAAGAAAGCTGAGTTTATGCGATCGCACACCGGCGAAGTCTTCCACGGCCTGATCACCGGGGTGCAGTCCTACGGCTTCTTTGTCGAAATTGAAGAGCTGCTGGTAGAAGGACTGGTCCACGTCAGTTCCCTAAAAGACGACTGGTATGAGTACCGCTCCCGCCAGCAAAAGCTGGTAGGCCGCAAGAACCGCAAGCAGTATCGCCTGGGCGACACCGTTGAGGTGCAGGTCAAGAGCGTTGACTACTACCGCCAGCAGATTGATTTAGTGGCTGTGGGCGGCGGCAGCGAGGCCAGCGATGACGACGAGGAAGAGTTTACCAACGGCTTTGCCGAAGACGGCCAAGATGAGGGGAATGGCAACGAAGAGGGCAATGGCTTTGACGAAAGCGAATAA
- a CDS encoding DUF3155 domain-containing protein: protein MARRRKRKSRRRLEGRRILEAVPQYSIESGNEKPVTAARNFIHSEGIAPPALLLVKRNEHTTDRYFWAEKGLFGAQYVEENHFLFPSLRVLLGEEEDLPIMGGSSR, encoded by the coding sequence TTGGCACGGAGACGTAAGCGTAAGAGTCGGCGGCGGCTAGAGGGACGTCGAATTTTAGAGGCTGTCCCTCAGTATAGTATCGAGAGTGGCAATGAAAAACCGGTGACTGCCGCGCGTAACTTCATTCATTCCGAGGGTATCGCACCCCCGGCACTGCTTTTAGTTAAGCGCAATGAGCACACCACTGACCGCTATTTTTGGGCAGAGAAAGGCCTGTTTGGCGCGCAGTACGTTGAGGAAAACCACTTCCTTTTTCCTAGCCTGCGCGTTCTTCTAGGAGAAGAAGAAGATCTGCCCATCATGGGAGGCTCTAGCCGTTAA
- the argB gene encoding acetylglutamate kinase gives MAQFTPTPKKELTQAEAADRVQILSEALPYIQQFRGRTVVVKYGGAAMKDGSLKADVIRDIVFMSCVGIRPVVVHGGGPEINTWLAKLGIEPQFKDGLRVTDAPTMDVVEMVLVGRVNKELVSLINQSGGQAIGLCGKDGNLITARPQGNEDIGFVGEVSSIDAQILKSLVEAGYIPIVSSVAADEKGQAYNINADTVAGEIAASLGAEKLILLTDTRGILRDYKDASTLIHKLDIQQARELIDSGVVAGGMIPKVNCCVRSLAQGVGAAHIIDGRVPHALLLEIFSDLGIGSMLVASEFRA, from the coding sequence ATGGCTCAGTTTACGCCCACCCCGAAAAAAGAATTGACCCAGGCAGAAGCTGCCGACCGCGTTCAGATTCTTAGCGAGGCGCTGCCCTACATTCAGCAGTTTCGGGGTCGCACGGTGGTCGTTAAGTATGGCGGCGCAGCCATGAAAGACGGCAGCCTCAAAGCCGACGTCATCCGCGATATTGTGTTTATGTCTTGTGTGGGTATTCGGCCCGTGGTGGTGCATGGGGGCGGGCCTGAAATCAACACCTGGCTTGCCAAGCTAGGCATTGAACCGCAGTTTAAAGATGGTCTGCGAGTTACCGATGCGCCCACAATGGACGTCGTGGAGATGGTATTGGTAGGCCGGGTTAACAAAGAACTGGTTTCTCTCATTAATCAGTCGGGCGGGCAGGCCATCGGCCTCTGCGGCAAAGACGGCAACCTAATTACTGCTCGGCCCCAAGGCAATGAAGATATTGGCTTTGTCGGTGAGGTGAGCAGCATCGACGCCCAGATCCTCAAGTCTCTAGTCGAAGCGGGCTACATTCCAATTGTCTCTAGCGTTGCCGCCGACGAAAAGGGCCAGGCTTACAACATCAATGCCGACACGGTAGCAGGCGAGATTGCCGCCTCTCTAGGAGCTGAGAAACTGATCTTGCTGACCGATACCCGAGGCATTTTGCGCGACTACAAAGATGCCTCAACCCTGATTCATAAGCTGGATATTCAGCAGGCCCGCGAGCTGATCGATAGCGGTGTCGTCGCTGGCGGCATGATTCCTAAAGTCAACTGCTGTGTGCGGTCCCTGGCTCAAGGGGTAGGAGCGGCTCATATTATTGACGGTCGCGTACCCCACGCCCTGCTGCTAGAGATCTTTAGCGATCTCGGCATTGGCTCTATGCTGGTCGCCTCAGAATTTAGGGCTTAA
- the psaM gene encoding photosystem I reaction center subunit XII, whose translation MSISDTQVYIALVVALIPGILAFRLSTELYK comes from the coding sequence ATGTCTATTTCCGATACCCAGGTTTATATTGCTCTGGTCGTCGCTCTGATTCCCGGTATTCTCGCTTTCCGCCTGTCTACCGAACTCTATAAGTAG
- a CDS encoding flavin prenyltransferase UbiX gives MNALSKPLIVGITGASGLIYAVHTIKHLLTASYAVEVVASKAVQMVWQAEQGIRMPLEPLKQESFWRLQADVPTAGTLRCHPFGDVGATLASGSFRTAGMLIIPCSMSTVGKLAAGLSSDLLERAADVQLKEGRKLVLVPRETPFSLIHLRNLTALAEAGARIVPAIPAWYHQPKTIEDLVDFVVARALDQFEIDCVPLKRWQGHLGSDTPGL, from the coding sequence ATGAATGCCCTCTCAAAGCCCTTGATTGTGGGCATCACTGGAGCCTCTGGGCTGATCTACGCTGTCCACACGATCAAACACCTGCTGACAGCCAGCTATGCCGTAGAGGTGGTTGCCTCTAAGGCGGTGCAGATGGTGTGGCAGGCTGAGCAGGGCATCCGGATGCCGCTGGAGCCGCTGAAGCAGGAGAGCTTTTGGCGGCTCCAGGCAGATGTGCCAACTGCGGGAACGCTGCGCTGCCATCCCTTTGGTGATGTGGGGGCAACCCTGGCTAGCGGCTCCTTTCGCACGGCTGGAATGCTGATCATTCCCTGCAGTATGAGCACGGTTGGCAAGTTGGCGGCGGGGCTAAGCTCTGACTTGCTGGAGCGAGCCGCCGATGTGCAGCTCAAGGAGGGGCGCAAGCTGGTGCTGGTTCCCCGCGAGACGCCTTTTAGCCTGATTCATCTGCGCAACCTGACGGCTTTGGCTGAAGCTGGTGCCCGAATTGTCCCAGCGATTCCGGCCTGGTATCACCAGCCCAAAACTATTGAAGATCTAGTCGATTTTGTTGTTGCCCGCGCCTTGGATCAGTTTGAGATTGATTGCGTTCCTCTGAAGCGATGGCAGGGGCATCTGGGTTCTGATACGCCCGGTCTATAA
- the phoU gene encoding phosphate signaling complex protein PhoU, protein METTRPLRTQFERQLLRVQRDLFRMGALVEHSCVLARDALCDRNLEAAQQLVSHDKHIDQLYRQIELDCINLLLLQAPVSEDMRRISAFMQMVRDLERIGDYAKDIGEASVKIFPYPVHPAMGRIQTMLDRCRSMVAMCLMALSNMDAECGLDIKRKDDAVDDDYEELYELLAHQRDIETVGGIEPIVLLVLVIRYLERIADHATNVGKRVAYIVTGERS, encoded by the coding sequence TTGGAAACGACTCGCCCTCTCAGAACTCAGTTTGAACGGCAACTGTTGCGGGTTCAGCGGGATTTGTTTCGGATGGGGGCGCTGGTAGAGCATTCTTGTGTACTGGCGCGCGATGCGCTGTGCGATCGCAACCTTGAAGCAGCTCAGCAGCTCGTTTCCCACGACAAGCACATTGATCAGCTCTACCGCCAGATTGAGCTCGACTGCATCAACCTGCTGCTGCTGCAGGCTCCTGTTTCAGAAGATATGCGTCGCATCAGCGCCTTTATGCAAATGGTGCGCGACCTAGAGCGAATCGGCGACTATGCCAAAGACATTGGCGAAGCTAGCGTCAAGATTTTTCCCTACCCAGTGCACCCGGCAATGGGCCGTATCCAAACAATGCTAGATCGCTGCCGCTCAATGGTAGCTATGTGTTTGATGGCGCTCTCTAATATGGATGCCGAGTGCGGGCTAGATATCAAGAGAAAAGACGATGCCGTAGACGATGACTACGAAGAACTCTACGAACTGTTAGCCCATCAGCGAGACATTGAGACGGTCGGCGGCATAGAACCCATTGTGCTGTTGGTGCTAGTCATTCGCTATCTAGAGCGAATTGCTGACCATGCTACCAATGTGGGCAAGCGAGTTGCCTATATTGTCACCGGAGAGCGCAGCTAG